From uncultured Pseudodesulfovibrio sp.:
GGCTTCGGGGACGTGGGCGAACGCCTTTTCCATCTCTTCTGGTGTCTTGAAATACAACTCCTGCGTGTCCATTTTGAAGCGCTTCTCAGCGTCAACGGTGGTTTGTGTCTGGATGCAGAGCAGGGTGTCATGCGCTTCGTAGTCCTCGGCTGTCAGGTAATGGCAGTCATTGGTCGCGACCATGGGGAGGCCGGTTTTTTCCGCGCACTTGATGAGTAACTCATTGAGTCGGGTCTGTTTGCCAATGCCGTTGTCCTGTAATTCAAGATAGAAGTTGCCGGGGAAGATGGACTCATAGGTTTTTGCCATCTCTACGCCTGCTTCCAGTCCTTCATTCATCAGCATGCGCGGAACTTCACCAGCCAGACAAGCGGACAGGGCGATGAGCCCCTCGGAGTGCTTGTTAAGGAGATTCTTGGAGACACGAGGTTTGTAATAAAACCCTTCCAGATAGCCGGTTGTAACCAACTTGGTCAGGTTCTGGTAGCCCTTTCGGTTTTTTGCAAGCAGTACCAAGTGGTAGCCGCCGCCTTTTTCCTTGCGCTTGTGTGCGTCTTCATCGTCTATGTCACCGGGAGCCACATAGACTTCACAGCCGATAATGGGCTTGATGCCCATATCCATGGCTGCCATGTAAAAGGTCGCGGCTCCGAACATGGATCCGTGGTCGGTGATGGCCACGGCAGGCATGCCGAGGTCTTTGGATCGCGAAAGTAGATCCTTGATGCGGATTGCGCCGTCCAAGAGGCTGTACTCTGTATGGACGTGAAGATGAACGAATTCGGCCACGGTGCTCCCTGTGGAAATGCGGTTGATTCAAGACACCAAGGTATACTGGATTCCTTGCGGCTTTGGAAGAAGCGAACCGGTGATAGTTTAGATTTTTCGGTAACCGCTTGAAGTTGAATGTGATTCGGGAGTGCGTATTGGTGTTGTTGATTTATATAGAGTGTTGACCGAGTAGGCCCCTGAATGTAGGTTCTCGTTTTGCGTTCAAGTAACTTTTGTTAAAAGGCGGAAAGGAGCGAGTACGTGGCGGATAATATTTGTCCCCCTGTTGATGAAGAGGGGGTTCGAACAATCCTTGAATCAAGACGAGTAAATACGTATTTTCAGCCAGTTGTAACGATTGCTTCCAAGTCCATTATTGGTTTTGAGGCTTTTTCTCGTGTGACCGGAGATAATCACTGTATTGATACTCGTATGTTGTTTCATAAGGATTTAAGCCCGGAACTCATGGTAGGCGTCGATCGTATGTGCCGCAGTATGGCACTTGAGAAGTTTAAGCCAATTCATGATGCTCATAAAAAAATGCTTCTTGGCCTGAACGTGAATGTGGAAATATTCCCGCATATTGATCCAAATAATCTGACGTTGCCACGGTTGATTCAGGAGGCTGGAGTTGATCCCGGTAATATTGTCCTTGAAGTTATGGATTTTGCGGCTGACAGGGATTTGGTGGCATACTATTGTGAACTTGTGCAGGGGTTGGGGTGTAAGTTCTGCTTGGATGGGTGTGCCGTGGATGACTCGTTCAACTACGCTATTACCAAGATTAATCCGGATTTCGTCAAGTTGGACAGATCGTTTTTTGGTGAGGCCGAGCGAACAGATTACTCGGCAAAGGCGCTGGAGGCATTGCTTACTGTAGCCAGCCATGTCGGAGCTTCGGTTATTGGTCGGGGGGTTGAAAGCGAAGCCGAATCTATCCGGTTGCTTTTGGCCGGGGTCGATTTGCAGCAGGGCTATTACTATACAAGAGGAGAAGAGAATAGCCCCGGAGACCCTGCCGGTAAGTTCATGGAAAAGATTGTTGAGACCCATGATAAGTATTTCAAGGTAAAGAATAAGCTGGTTCTTCATAAAAAACAAAGATTTGTTGAGGCTTTCAAAGATGTTTCTGCCATTTGCACCAAGCTGTCTAATATGTCGGAAGAATGGTTTGAGGATGGGTGTAAGCGTTTGGTTCGCAAAATTGAAGGTGTCATTTCAATTCTTGTTCTTGATGACCGAGGGCGGCAGATAACTCGACGTGTCTCAGCCGGAACAGTACAACCATTACATCATCCAGATGCGATTGCGGAAGCCGGTACGGATCATTCCGTGGAGGATTATGTCCTTTATCTTGATATCGGCTATGAAAAATTTGTGACTCCTCCGTTTGTTTCTCCTGTTACCGGGGAACAGTCCTGTTTGATCAGCAAGCCGTTTTTTAACGTGCAAGGCTCTCGTTACATCGTTTGTGTGGAGATGCCCCACCCCGGCTAGTTGACATTCCCCCGTGAAAACGGTCCATTGTCAGTGATCAAAACGTCCAGCCGGGAGCCTTTGTGGAATCCTTCACCGACCTATCCGCCTATCTTTGGCAACGTCTGCCTCTGATTCTTCTTTTTGTGTGCGGCTATTTTATTTACCAACTGATGGCTGCTGCCCGGATTACGGACAGTTTTGTGCTTTGGACTTTGAAAAAGAGCCGAGGCCATGCGTCTTTTTTGATCCTGTATATCATTGCCGCATCAGCGGCTTTATCTTCATTTATTCCCAACACCATCACAGTGCTTACCTTGATTCCCGTACTCAAAAAACTGGACAGGAATTTTGCAGAGCAGGGTGCCACAGGGATGACCACGGTGCTTATGTGTGCGGCCATTTATGGTGCGGCCATCGGCGGCATGGGATCCATGATTGGTTCCCCCGCCAATGCCGTTTTGTTCGCTGCACTGGATGTGTTTGAGATTGCAGGCCGTGAACAGATTACCTTTTTTAACTGGTTTGTTTGGTCAGTCCCATTGGTGATAGTTTTCGTGTTGGCCGCTTGGGGTGTTGCCGCAGGACTCGGATTGTCTGCATCAGCGAGAGGTGTGACCGTACATATGGAAGGTCTGACGGAAGAAAACGTGGGCCAAGATCGTCAACAGTATGGCGTACGGTTGTTTTGGTTCTACATTTTTTATTGGATGGTAGAAGCGGTGCTTAGGCAGCAAGTGGGTGGGTTTGCAAACATGTCGCCACTATTCAGCTTGGGGTTTGCCGGAGTTTTTCTTTATTTGCTCTTTTGGCGTGAAGCACCAGGGGCTCCTGTTGGCAAAGGGCCGTTGCTTTGCCCGTCAGATCTGGTCAAGTCAGTTCCCCGTCGTGGGTTGCTGTTTATTCTCGTACTTGGAGTGCTTTTTGGAGTGGTGCATTGGCTTAAGTTGGATGAACGAGCTGTGGTTCTGGCCGGGGAAATGCTGCAAGGCGATATGACTCCCGCTTTTTTGTTTTTCTTGACCATTCTTTCGGTAATCTTTCTAACTGAAGTCTTGTCCAATACGGCGGTGGTGGCCGCGTTTTTTACCATTGCCTTTTATGCAGCTCAGGGCCACGGCATGAATCCCTTGTACTTGATGATGGGAGTGGGGGTAGCATCGACTTGCGCTTTTATGACACCCATTGCCACAACATCCAATGCATTGGCTTATGGAGAGATGAAAGGTGCTTCCCTGCCGGTGATGCTTGGCCTCGGGTGTGTGCTTAATATCATCGGGGCGGTTCTCATGACGGTGTGGTTGAGCTGGGTATTGCCGCTTGTGTATTAAAAACAAGGCCCGCAACGAGAGTTACGGGCCTTTTGTCTGGTCGAGAGTTTTGTCTTACTGAGCAAAAATCTTCTTGATATCTTTGATATATGAGAAGGTGCGAAGCTTCCAACTCTGTCCGGTCGGGTTATAGTAGTATATATCAAATGTCTTGGGCATGTTTTTGAATAAAAGGATGTACCGCAATTTAATGACGGATTTTCCGGCTGTCTGTTTGAGAATCTTTTCGTACCCATACGGTTTGCCACTTTTTTTATACGCACTGTAGATTTCAAATTTGAGCTTGTCCAAGGCGTCATTGCGGTTGTTGCCGAGTAATTCCTTGAAGGCATCGTCGAGTTTGCCCTGAACCATAAGGTCGAGAAAACGTTCGGCATGCGCCTCTGGTCCAGACTGTTGCCAGCCTGATGGGGGTTGTATGTCCGTGGCTGAGGCCGGGGTTACTGTACAGATAATGAGAGAAAGACAGATTGCTATGAACAATGAGGCTCGCATGAAATCTCCT
This genomic window contains:
- a CDS encoding EAL domain-containing protein; translation: MADNICPPVDEEGVRTILESRRVNTYFQPVVTIASKSIIGFEAFSRVTGDNHCIDTRMLFHKDLSPELMVGVDRMCRSMALEKFKPIHDAHKKMLLGLNVNVEIFPHIDPNNLTLPRLIQEAGVDPGNIVLEVMDFAADRDLVAYYCELVQGLGCKFCLDGCAVDDSFNYAITKINPDFVKLDRSFFGEAERTDYSAKALEALLTVASHVGASVIGRGVESEAESIRLLLAGVDLQQGYYYTRGEENSPGDPAGKFMEKIVETHDKYFKVKNKLVLHKKQRFVEAFKDVSAICTKLSNMSEEWFEDGCKRLVRKIEGVISILVLDDRGRQITRRVSAGTVQPLHHPDAIAEAGTDHSVEDYVLYLDIGYEKFVTPPFVSPVTGEQSCLISKPFFNVQGSRYIVCVEMPHPG
- a CDS encoding SLC13 family permease, whose product is MESFTDLSAYLWQRLPLILLFVCGYFIYQLMAAARITDSFVLWTLKKSRGHASFLILYIIAASAALSSFIPNTITVLTLIPVLKKLDRNFAEQGATGMTTVLMCAAIYGAAIGGMGSMIGSPANAVLFAALDVFEIAGREQITFFNWFVWSVPLVIVFVLAAWGVAAGLGLSASARGVTVHMEGLTEENVGQDRQQYGVRLFWFYIFYWMVEAVLRQQVGGFANMSPLFSLGFAGVFLYLLFWREAPGAPVGKGPLLCPSDLVKSVPRRGLLFILVLGVLFGVVHWLKLDERAVVLAGEMLQGDMTPAFLFFLTILSVIFLTEVLSNTAVVAAFFTIAFYAAQGHGMNPLYLMMGVGVASTCAFMTPIATTSNALAYGEMKGASLPVMLGLGCVLNIIGAVLMTVWLSWVLPLVY